A window of the Cicer arietinum cultivar CDC Frontier isolate Library 1 chromosome 6, Cicar.CDCFrontier_v2.0, whole genome shotgun sequence genome harbors these coding sequences:
- the LOC101493121 gene encoding uncharacterized acetyltransferase At3g50280 has protein sequence MPSSSTTIVSKCTIYPDQKSSIKPLKLSVSDLPMLSCHYIQKGILLSTPPYSFENLISTLKHSLSISLSHFPPLAGRLTTDSDGYVYITCNDAGVDFIHSKAKHLTLNAIISPSLLDVHPCFKEFFAHDMMISYSGHNNPLAAVQITELADGVFIGCTVNHSVTDGTSFWHFFNTFAAVTKNAGAVKISNLPDFTRDTIFNSNAVLPIPAGGPTVTFDVNEPLRERVFHFSRESIQKLKQKANGYSNSNGNGLSDPTEEIKKQVNDSWKNVTSYGNGIVNGKGNGLIDPTEEMKKQVNDGWKNVNSNGNSNRRTNVRNEISSFQSLCAQLWRSVTRARKLDFSKTSTFRMAVNCRHRLEPKMDGFYFGNAIQSIPTVASVNEIITKDLRFCAELLHKNVVAHDNATVRHGVEDWENAPRLFPLGNFDGAMITMGSSPRFPMYDNDFGWGKPLVIRSGKANKFDGKISAFPGREGNGSVDLEVVLAPQTMDGLENDIDFMQYVTQQVV, from the coding sequence atgcctTCTTCTTCCACAACCATAGTTTCCAAATGCACAATCTACCCCGAtcaaaaatcatcaataaaaccTTTAAAACTCTCTGTTTCTGATCTCCCAATGCTTTCATGTCACTACATACAAAAAGGTATTTTACTTTCTACACCCCCTTATTCCTTTGAAAACCTAATTTCCACTCTCAAACACTCTCTTTCAATTTCTCTCTCTCACTTCCCTCCTCTCGCCGGTAGACTCACCACCGATTCCGACGGTTACGTTTACATCACCTGTAACGACGCCGGTGTCGATTTCATTCACTCCAAAGCCAAACACTTAACACTAAACGCCATCATTTCACCTTCTCTTCTCGATGTTCATCCTTGCTTCAAAGAATTCTTCGCTCATGATATGATGATTTCTTATTCCGGTCACAATAATCCACTCGCCGCCGTTCAAATTACCGAACTCGCCGACGGTGTTTTCATAGGTTGTACTGTTAATCATTCCGTAACTGATGGAACTTCGTTTTGGCACTTCTTTAACACGTTCGCCGCAGTCACTAAAAACGCCGGCGCCGTCAAGATTTCAAACTTGCCGGATTTTACAAGAGATACAATCTTCAACTCAAACGCCGTTCTACCTATCCCCGCCGGCGGTCCTACCGTAACGTTCGACGTCAATGAACCTCTCCGTGAACGCGTCTTCCATTTCTCTCGTGAATCCATTCAGAAACTCAAACAGAAAGCAAACGGTTACAGTAACAGCAACGGTAACGGTTTATCAGATCCAACGGAGGAGATTAAAAAACAAGTAAACGACAGTTGGAAAAACGTTACTTCTTATGGGAATGGGATCGTTAACGGTAAAGGTAACGGTTTAATAGATCCAACGGAGGAGATGAAAAAACAAGTGAACGACGGTTGGAAAAACGTTAATTCTAACGGTAACAGTAACAGAAGAACAAACGTTAGAAACGAGATCTCATCGTTTCAATCGTTATGTGCACAGTTATGGCGTTCTGTGACACGTGCGAGGAAATTAGATTTTTCCAAAACCTCGACGTTTCGTATGGCGGTGAATTGTCGTCACAGATTAGAACCAAAGATGGACGGGTTTTACTTCGGTAACGCGATTCAAAGCATCCCAACCGTTGCTTCAGTTAATGAAATAATCACGAAAGATCTAAGGTTCTGCGCTGAGCTACTTCATAAAAACGTGGTAGCACACGATAACGCTACGGTACGCCACGGAGTAGAAGATTGGGAAAATGCACCTAGGCTTTTTCCACTTGGAAATTTCGATGGTGCTATGATAACTATGGGTAGTTCACCGCGTTTTCCTATGTACGACAATGATTTTGGGTGGGGTAAACCTTTGGTTATTCGTAGTGGTAAAGCGAATAAATTTGATGGTAAAATTTCTGCTTTTCCTGGTAGAGAAGGAAATGGAAGTGTTGATCTTGAAGTCGTTTTGGCACCTCAAACTATGGATGGACTTGAAAACGACATCGATTTTATGCAGTATGTTACTCAACAAGTAGTGTGA